In the Populus trichocarpa isolate Nisqually-1 chromosome 1, P.trichocarpa_v4.1, whole genome shotgun sequence genome, one interval contains:
- the LOC7480415 gene encoding uncharacterized protein LOC7480415: MPLPWKKTRVSRFSRLVADLQSPKRGNSLVVETGFPTSLIDLFHKNRERLKKPTAKKKKRRQQQLQEVEEELVISDPIPLSSSRDLVDVPEPIQNLENVESFDACELVSQLLPVVEGVDDVDNVTVTDKKCWDEKEKRLLFVVLKMFLVLVLGLSTKGLVVGITMSAFVLIFLEYVGKHVLCFLKLCLSVELVLEPFVERVSSAFFMLKGVRKCEDSSKGLIIQEIDQEEAVSGVDSCDLIETLEMKSSVEEIQAVEVNFDMIVPVEENRGAESRMDLLSCDGKKMRIVEIEEDRSGVLVCEKEKSRNSKIRRKIIQKLVPKKLRAVKKAKKNNDKEPDFGSESSSCWGDVEGRIEEGINERKGEEPYQGISSSSTGWQAKMEVVVVEKGKTEKKGSSDYLILFFVALAGLVGGRSLSLVLTLAACLMIKLVARYRCVNEPMNRSPASISS, translated from the coding sequence ATGCCTTTGCCATGGAAAAAGACCAGAGTTTCAAGATTTTCACGTCTTGTGGCAGATCTTCAGTCACCAAAAAGAGGGAATTCTCTTGTTGTTGAGACTGGTTTCCCTACTTCTCTTATTGATCTCTTTCACAAGAACCGTGAAAGGTTAAAGAAACCAACTgccaagaagaaaaagaggagaCAACAGCAGTTGCAAGAGGTGGAGGAGGAACTTGTAATCTCTGATCCAATTCCTTTATCAAGTTCTCGAGACTTGGTGGATGTACCAGAGCCTATTCAGAATTTGGAGAATGTGGAAAGTTTTGACGCTTGTGAATTGGTGAGTCAGTTATTGCCTGTTGTTGAAGGTGTTGATGATGTTGATAATGTTACGGTTACTGATAAGAAATGTTGGGATGAGAAAGAGAAACGTTTGTTATTTGTGGTTTTGAAGATGTTTTTGGTGTTGGTTTTGGGTTTAAGTACTAAAGGGCTTGTTGTTGGGATAACAATGTCTGCTTTTgtgcttatttttcttgaatatgtgGGAAAACATGTGTTATGTTTCTTGAAACTATGTTTGAGTGTAGAGCTAGTCTTAGAACCTTTTGTCGAAAGGGTTTCTTCagcattttttatgttgaaagggGTAAGGAAATGTGAAGATTCGAGTAAAGGATTGATCATTCAAGAAATAGATCAAGAAGAAGCTGTTAGTGGGGTTGATTCATGTGATTTGATTGAGACTCTTGAAATGAAGTCTTCTGTTGAGGAAATTCAAGCTGTAGAAGTTAATTTTGATATGATTGTGCCAGTCGAAGAAAATAGGGGAGCCGAATCAAGAATGGATTTACTCAGTTGTGATGGGAAAAAGATGAGGATAGTGGAGATAGAGGAAGATAGAAGTGGAGTTTTGGTATGTGAAAAAGAGAAGAGCCGAAACTCTAAGATCAGAAGAAAGATTATACAGAAATTAGTGCCCAAGAAGTTGCGTGCTGTAAAGAAGGCAAAGAAGAATAATGATAAGGAACCAGATTTTGGTAGTGAATCATCTAGTTGTTGGGGAGACGTTGAGGGGAGAATTGAAGAGGGAATAAatgagagaaaaggagaagaaccCTATCAGGGAATTTCTAGTTCTAGCACTGGATGGCAGGCTAAAATGGAAGTGGTTGTAGTCGAAAAGGGGAAAACCGAAAAAAAGGGCAGTTCAGATTACCTGATTCTCTTTTTTGTTGCGCTTGCTGGACTTGTAGGAGGTCGGAGTCTATCCCTTGTACTTACACTTGCAGCATGTTTGATGATAAAATTGGTTGCAAGATATAGATGTGTAAATGAGCCTATGAATAGGTCCCCTGCTTCAATTTCAAGCTAG